The genomic segment CCGTGCGGCAGAGCAGCCGCGCGGCGCCCGCCAGCCTCCGCTCCGGGGCGTTGACCGGGCGCACCCCGGCGCGGGCCCATTCCAGGCCCAGATTGCGCAGGCTGTCCAGATGCGTCGCCCGCAGTTCCATCAGCCGCCGGTGATGGGCCTGCGCGGCGGCGTCCGCAGTTTCGGGCAGGACTTCCGGCAGCAGCCCGGCCAGATGGAAAAGGGCGGTCTCCGCCAGGAGCGGTTCCTGCAGGGCCAGTTGCCGGACCCGTTCATAGGGCAGGGTGCGGGCCAGAACGCGGAAATGCGCGGCGTGGCGGGAGTAGCCGCAGGCCTGGAGGGCCGACTCGTGCAGGGCCTGCTCCATGCCCTCTGAAGCGGCACGGTCCTCCATTGCCCGCGCCTTGGTCAGGATGCGCCACTCCCCGGCCAGGTCCAGAAACGACAGCAAGGCCGTCTGTTCGCCGTCGCACAAATCCCGCGCACAGCGCCCGCACAGTCCCGCCTGCGGTTCCGGCGCCGTGCCGTCGGCCGGTTCCCAGCGGTCCAGGAAATCCCGCATGGGGGGATTGGCCAGTGCCAGTGTGGCCAGCATCCGCCCCTCGCGCGTGGCGGCGGGTTTGGCGCCCGGTTCCAGGACGACATGGAGAATCACATTGTCATAGCGCCTGTCCCGCTGGTGGCCGTGTCCGTGCCAGCCCGAGGACGACCGGTGCATCTCCACGTCGCCGCCGTGCAGCACGCCGTTAAATTCGAGCTGCGCCCCGAGAAAGTCCGGACCCTCCGCGCGGTTGTGCCAGCCGGGCGCGATGACCCGCAGCCGGTGTCCCTCGACCGTTTTAAGGTTCTCG from the Candidatus Hydrogenedentota bacterium genome contains:
- a CDS encoding DUF2851 family protein, which codes for ENLKTVEGHRLRVIAPGWHNRAEGPDFLGAQLEFNGVLHGGDVEMHRSSSGWHGHGHQRDRRYDNVILHVVLEPGAKPAATREGRMLATLALANPPMRDFLDRWEPADGTAPEPQAGLCGRCARDLCDGEQTALLSFLDLAGEWRILTKARAMEDRAASEGMEQALHESALQACGYSRHAAHFRVLARTLPYERVRQLALQEPLLAETALFHLAGLLPEVLPETADAAAQAHHRRLMELRATHLDSLRNLGLEWARAGVRPVNAPERRLAGAARLLCRTAKQGLLASVMDCWKGEETPVARRRRFEALFSPALGFWAGHCSWGGKTMARNASLLGEGRVRSLIGNVFLPLAVADARSRRDRALEERALDFLQGLPAEPENHVVRRMTAWLFQDNPPRLNFQRQQGLLQMHRDWCEANPSCRNCSLYAYFKQQESRL